The Pagrus major chromosome 1, Pma_NU_1.0 genome includes the window tgaatatgtATCAGGGTTGGGTATGGAAAAGTGATTcaaaattagatttaaaatgtttgcgAACCAGTGATTTGTTAGGAAAAGTCTTTTTAGTTCTGCTCATCACTCCCTGAAAGTGCAGTTTGGACTTTTAAAACAGTGTCTGAAACTTAACCAAACTTCACGACACAAGTGGTTTTCCATACAACAGAAAACATATGGAAATTTGTTGATGAATTTTCTGAATGGGTTCATTTACCACTCCATTGTGCAATATTTAAAACTTAAATCCCCAAAATGTCCACATCTCTGTGTACATTGTTTGTAGCTCATATAATATGAAATGAACCAGAATCAACGAGCAGAATTAGACTTCTTACCAGCCTTAGGAGCAACACGGCGGGCAGTTTTTAAGTTGACTTCTTCTGCCTCCACTATGGCAGGGAAATTTGTCTTTCTTCGAGTACGCCTTGATACTATAAGATGAAAAGGTTAGACAAATCCACACATTTagtgcattattattattattattaccataaAAATCAAGAGGAACACTCACTTCCTGGCTCTGCCTCTAATTCTTCACTGGACAACAGTGGAACTTCTGATTTCTTTCTTCTGCCCCTTCGTTTTACtttgtgacaaagaaaaacaacagaaaaaagttaCCAAATGGAAAGAAACACAGTTCTTAAATTGATGCTATGATGAGGCACAACATAGTAAACATGTATTACAATGAAAATCTTGTCTTTCCATCTCTTCACTCACCAGGACGTGCAGGGacttctttctctgtgtctgagACGTCCACCGACACCACCTTTATATCTGGAGCCTTTTTCTTTCGCCTGTGTCTCTTTCCTGATTACATTGTGTGCAGAAAGATTTTCTCAAAACTGAGACAAAACTATTATGTACAACCTAAAcagttttaataattattttgactttttgtttacCACGATATGGCATCTTTGctactctctctttttcctcgcCTTCGTCCTTTTCTTCATCATCAACTTCCATGATGAGCGTTGGactgctgcttcctctctgGTTTTGGCCTTGCAGCTGAGACTCGGACAGGATGACAACCTGTGAACATAATCATTAAAAACCATCAGAAACATACCCCCCAAACCTGGGTAACAGTACTTGAAAGTTAAGGACAGTAAAGTAAGCAAGTATCTCAAGACTTAGACGGATGTTATGTGTAATTTCAACTCTCCTTCAACCCTACACAAAGCAGTAACTTTCGCAGACACTCGCTGTGGGGAAAccagtcaaaaataaaattttgGAAGGGTCCTGAGGGAGACCTATGATAAATTAATGGTGAACAATAAAAGCATTGTCtcatctcttctttcattctgCAGGTTGTATAAAGCATGCGTTGTTGTTGAATAGTATTCTATGCATTGCCATTTTATGCTATGCAATTAGAGGTGTCAAGAGACGTGAAGGCGACAGCCCATTTCGATGTGTTTCTATCAAAATTGTTGAGCTGTGTCGAAAAGACAAATTACCTTGCTAGGCTGAGGACTTTCTGTGCAACCAGAGCCTCGGTCAGGACTGTCTCCTATAAAAATCAGGATAGTTGACTCAGTTTCAGAGATACCTGACATGACAactgatattcaacatttacaacagtattttaaaactgaagtttaaataaatggctgcattttagatgaaaaataaagctAATGTAAGGATAAACTCAATGCATACTGTATTTTAATAATGCTGTGTGCTACGACCACCAATTGAACTGTGAATATGGACAAAATGATAGCAAAAACTAAAAGAATGTAACTGTAAGAGTTTTCATGCATTCAAAAAGTCTTGTTTTGAAATACTTACATATATTTGGTTACCAATTCAGAGAAAATGTCTCATATTTTTTACCGCTACTTAAAATATTCTCACCAAATAAACCGATTTGGGAAACTGAATCAAAATTGGTCCTGAGTAAATAAACTGAACTGTTTGCACAAGTCGTGTCTCTGCCGTAAATGTGTTGTTATGAATCACTTACTGGCATCCCACTCAACCACTTCTCCATCAGAGTTGATTAAACCACCAATTTCTTCATCTTGTTCCTCCTCcggctcctcctcctgttcctcctcctcccctgcctGCAGTCTGACAGTCAAATGGAGCGTTTGATCCTCTAAGTTTGCAGATGCCATCTTTAGTCCATGTGGCATCAGGGGCTTACGTTCAGGAGAATCCTAAATACAGAACGCAGTGTGAAAaagcattcattttcttttttgctcaCACAGCAAATCTTATTGGAAGTTATAACACCAGATTTGGATATTTCGCATCGTCCCAAAAAGTGTGTATGACACgataataatttgttttaaaaaaaaaccacaaaaaaacgGCAACGAAGCAGGTAAAGGAGCATTGCGCTGTTTATAAATCAACCCTCACAACAACGGCATATAGTCCTCTTAAGACGTGCATTACAGATGTTGGAAAACTTTACTTCTTTGAACTATGAACTAtcttgtatgtattttttttttatttattactggCTACTGTTgatttctattttaaaaaaggcatcaacaacaacaaatagccacaaaaagaaaagttgtggAGACaagaatacaataaaacatctaaataaaAATGCTCATGTGATCTTATATAACCGTGGTTGTGAAATAAAGTGATACATTATAACTGTGAAACTGCAAAACCAGGACATTTCCTTAGACTCTAATCGTACTGTGAAAATGTATAATCTTTCCATCCCTAATCCCTTGTTCATGCGAGTGTTTCGAGTCGAAACTTGTCCTAAATCGCTCCTTTCAGCCAGACTAATGTCACCTCTTCATGAGGAAGTGAACGCTTGCAATATGAGATGATTAACATAATCTACACCCTTAAAAATGCCATAAAAGGCTACCCGCTTCGCTCCGTTTGTGTACAAGTTTCGGACAGAGCTTCAAGTGCTGTCCAGCAAACGCAACGACACACACATCAGTGGTGGCATTAGAAGACCACATTGTTGTTTGCCCATATGAAACAACTACAAAATGACtagaaaacaaattaagaggaaagaaagagaaagtttCAACAACAAGTATTTCTACATACTGTTTGGCAAGGTGCTGGTCTTTTGGTCTCGTGTAGTTCTGCTTCTGTTGGCAAAGATGTGCTTTGTTTGACGTCAATGCTCTGGTCTTGAGCATAACACTCATCCGCTGCATGTGTACTCTGATGGGACTTCATGTTCTTGGTGTGACTGGGGGTGGTCATCTCACGCACTGTGTTATTGCACTGATACACAGTCACATTTCCCGGTGTTTTTCCACATATAAAGGAAATCTTAGGTTTCTCATCAGGGTCCATGATCATGTGTCTCTGCCGCCCCTCTCTGGCAGAGGAGCTCTGCCCATAGAGAGTTGGACCACCAGACTCCTCTAAGAATACTCTGTCATGTCTCTTTACTCCGTGTGAAATGGAGCTGTCCTTCCCGTACGCTTTGAGGTGGGGATAGCAAGTGGGTGTGGAAGtatcctctttctcttcctctgagcTAAAGCTCTCATCTGTGTTTAAgaagacaagacaaaacaaaaacatggaaaGTCATGATCGAGTAACAGTGTGTATGACATCTGGTAAGAGTTTGTTGATATGTAAGATTTTCCACTCACGATTTTCACTCACAGTCCagccttcctcttcctctttgatGATCACTTGAATCTCTGGTGTCTCACAATTATAGTCAGGGCTCGCTGGTGCTTTTTTTGAATCATGATGTGGCAAATTCTGGTCATCATAGTTTTCATTTAAGCTCAGTGACAATGGATCTTGGAGTTCAGGATCCTGAtgagaaataaagacagagacacTCGTGCTCAGTAACCAACATCTTTAAGGCTTTCAGTAACAATCCTCAGAAACCACAACAAGTTCAGGGTagctgcaataaaacaaaagacattataCATAATAACACAAGCTTAATTTGCTAGAAATAATCCTGAGAAAACACTTTCAAAattctgtatgtatgtatatccAAGAATGTGTCCTGCAATTCCTCTCCTGTAGCCTCACATTAAATTTAACATAGTCTACTTCACACCTTACAGACAGGTGCGTAGGACACTGAAATAATGGAAAAGAAGGTTGCGAACTCGTTCCGAC containing:
- the LOC140994021 gene encoding uncharacterized protein, producing the protein MFEDPELQDPLSLSLNENYDDQNLPHHDSKKAPASPDYNCETPEIQVIIKEEEEGWTVSENHESFSSEEEKEDTSTPTCYPHLKAYGKDSSISHGVKRHDRVFLEESGGPTLYGQSSSAREGRQRHMIMDPDEKPKISFICGKTPGNVTVYQCNNTVREMTTPSHTKNMKSHQSTHAADECYAQDQSIDVKQSTSLPTEAELHETKRPAPCQTDSPERKPLMPHGLKMASANLEDQTLHLTVRLQAGEEEEQEEEPEEEQDEEIGGLINSDGEVVEWDARDSPDRGSGCTESPQPSKVVILSESQLQGQNQRGSSSPTLIMEVDDEEKDEGEEKERVAKMPYRGKRHRRKKKAPDIKVVSVDVSDTEKEVPARPVKRRGRRKKSEVPLLSSEELEAEPGISRRTRRKTNFPAIVEAEEVNLKTARRVAPKAAKRPYRRRKDIKPSAEGEGENTGVSAGKKRPGRKMVRVPIEIPPELLKTPKEKIEYHCAVCGKEFPHAYKLERHQLIHTGEKPYCCSICGRGFNQKGNLKTHYKVHFGRKSTVEFEDEVDPIASELCEYLKSLPGESRIRSSLHCLECGKKCDSQSALQAHHITTHSETAGESDAVEQSSSQLLFCRRCGIQFNEKEKLEEHMKTHVKEKPYSCPDCGKKFINESYIQVHQRIHTGEKPFLCSQCGRGFHTASSLKLHEMQHSGERPFACSICGKTFRINSYLTAHYQTHIKDRPFICSVCGKGYSRAEELKVHHRLHTGERPYECGVCGKSFIYRQGLRQHQRTHAGRRIGPTRQLGRPKQEGRLDM